A window of the Scandinavium goeteborgense genome harbors these coding sequences:
- the frdA gene encoding fumarate reductase (quinol) flavoprotein subunit, whose protein sequence is MQTFHADLAVIGAGGAGLRAAIAAAQANPNAKIALISKVYPMRSHTVAAEGGSAAVAQDHDSFEYHFNDTVSGGDWLCEQDVVDYFVHHCPTEMTQLEQWGCPWSRREDGSVNVRRFGGMKIERTWFAADKTGFHMLHTLFQTSLQFPQIQRFDEHFVLDILVDDGQARGLVAMNMMEGELIQIRANAVVMATGGAGRVYRYNTNGGIVTGDGMGMALSHGVPLRDMEFVQYHPTGLPGSGILMTEGCRGEGGILVNKDGYRYLQDYGMGPETPLGEPKNKYMELGPRDKVSQAFWHEWRKGNTIATPRGDVVYLDLRHLGEKKLLERLPFICELAKAYVGVDPVKEPIPVRPTAHYTMGGIETDQQCESRIKGLFAVGECSSVGLHGANRLGSNSLAELVVFGRMAGERAMERASTAGEANSAALDAQAVDVEKRLKALVNQEGNENWSKIRDEMGLSMEEGCGIYRTPELMQKTIDKLAELQERFKRVRITDTSSVFNTDLLYTIELGHGLNVAECMAHSALARKESRGAHQRLDEGCTERDDVNFLKHTLAFRDADGTTRLEYSDVKITTLPPAKRVYGGEAEAADKKETANG, encoded by the coding sequence GTGCAAACCTTTCATGCCGATCTGGCCGTTATAGGCGCTGGCGGGGCGGGATTACGGGCTGCAATTGCCGCAGCGCAAGCCAATCCAAACGCAAAAATCGCACTGATTTCAAAAGTCTATCCTATGCGTAGCCATACCGTTGCCGCTGAAGGCGGTTCCGCGGCGGTCGCGCAGGATCATGACAGCTTTGAGTACCATTTTAACGATACCGTTTCCGGTGGCGATTGGCTCTGTGAGCAGGATGTCGTGGACTACTTTGTTCACCACTGCCCGACCGAGATGACCCAGCTTGAGCAGTGGGGTTGCCCATGGAGCCGCCGTGAGGATGGATCCGTGAACGTGCGTCGCTTCGGCGGAATGAAAATAGAGCGTACGTGGTTTGCCGCGGATAAAACCGGCTTCCATATGCTGCACACCCTCTTCCAGACTTCCCTGCAATTCCCTCAAATTCAACGTTTTGACGAACACTTCGTGCTGGATATTCTGGTCGATGACGGTCAAGCGCGCGGCCTCGTGGCGATGAACATGATGGAAGGCGAGCTGATCCAGATTCGTGCCAATGCAGTCGTCATGGCGACGGGCGGTGCGGGTCGTGTTTATCGTTACAACACCAACGGCGGGATCGTCACCGGTGACGGCATGGGCATGGCGCTGAGCCACGGCGTGCCTCTGCGCGACATGGAATTCGTCCAGTATCACCCCACCGGCCTGCCCGGTTCCGGCATTCTGATGACGGAAGGCTGTCGCGGCGAAGGCGGCATTCTGGTCAACAAAGACGGTTACCGCTATTTGCAGGATTACGGCATGGGGCCAGAAACCCCGCTCGGCGAGCCGAAAAACAAATACATGGAACTGGGTCCACGCGACAAAGTGTCCCAGGCCTTCTGGCATGAATGGCGCAAAGGCAACACCATCGCCACGCCGCGTGGGGACGTGGTTTACCTCGACCTGCGCCATCTCGGCGAGAAAAAATTGCTGGAACGCCTGCCGTTCATCTGCGAGCTGGCCAAAGCCTATGTCGGCGTTGACCCGGTGAAAGAGCCGATTCCGGTGCGTCCAACCGCGCATTACACCATGGGCGGCATTGAAACCGATCAGCAATGTGAAAGCCGCATCAAGGGCCTGTTCGCCGTGGGTGAATGTTCTTCCGTCGGGCTGCACGGCGCAAACCGCCTGGGTTCCAACTCATTAGCAGAATTGGTGGTATTCGGCCGTATGGCGGGTGAGCGCGCGATGGAACGCGCCTCGACCGCAGGTGAAGCCAACAGCGCGGCGCTGGATGCGCAGGCAGTCGATGTTGAAAAACGCCTCAAAGCGCTGGTTAACCAGGAAGGTAACGAAAACTGGTCGAAGATCCGCGACGAAATGGGTCTGTCGATGGAAGAAGGTTGCGGTATCTACCGTACGCCAGAGCTGATGCAGAAAACCATCGATAAGCTGGCTGAGCTGCAGGAACGCTTCAAACGCGTACGTATCACCGACACCTCGAGCGTGTTCAACACCGATTTGCTGTACACCATCGAGCTAGGCCACGGCCTGAACGTTGCCGAATGTATGGCGCATTCCGCCCTCGCGCGTAAAGAGTCCCGTGGGGCGCATCAGCGTCTGGACGAAGGCTGCACCGAGCGTGATGACGTTAACTTCCTCAAGCATACCCTTGCTTTCCGCGATGCAGATGGCACTACGCGCCTCGAATACAGCGATGTGAAGATAACCACTCTGCCACCGGCGAAACGCGTTTACGGCGGAGAAGCGGAAGCTGCCGATAAGAAGGAGACGGCAAATGGCTGA
- the yjeM gene encoding glutamate/gamma-aminobutyrate family transporter YjeM yields MTQSIKRMSLTGLILMIFTSVFGFANSPSAFYLMGYSATPFYLLSALFFFIPFALMMAEMGSAFRKEEGGIYSWMNNSVGPRYAFIGTFMWFSSYVVWMVSTAAKIWVPLSTFLFGADKTQTWSFIGLSSTQMVGILAVLWMVAVTFVAAKGINKIAKITAVGGIAVMCLNLVLLVVSIAIFALNGGHFAEPVAFTASPNPGYQTGLSMLSFVVFAIFAYGGIEAVGGLVDKTENPEKSFAKGIIIAAIVISIGYSLAIFLWGVSTNWQAVLSNSSTNLGNITYVLMTSLGANFGHALNLSQEGAITMGVWFARITGLSMFLAYTGAFFTLIYSPLKAIIQGTPKALWPAKMTRLNAVGMPGNAMWMQCLLVCLFILLVSFGGDTASAFYNKLTLMANVSMTLPYLFLSIAFPFFKAKAGLDRPFVIFKSRLSTLLATTVVVLIVAFANIFTVIQPVIEAGDYSSALWMIGGPIFFSLLASAIYENYRRRMTTLVVEPA; encoded by the coding sequence ATGACCCAAAGTATAAAAAGGATGAGTCTGACAGGCCTCATTCTCATGATTTTCACGTCGGTGTTTGGCTTCGCCAACAGTCCGTCGGCGTTTTATTTGATGGGCTACAGCGCCACGCCGTTTTACCTGCTTTCGGCTCTGTTCTTTTTCATTCCTTTCGCGCTAATGATGGCGGAAATGGGATCCGCATTTCGTAAAGAAGAGGGCGGGATCTACTCCTGGATGAACAATAGCGTCGGTCCACGCTATGCGTTTATCGGCACCTTCATGTGGTTTTCCTCCTATGTGGTGTGGATGGTCAGCACCGCGGCGAAAATCTGGGTACCGTTGTCGACTTTTCTGTTCGGGGCCGATAAAACCCAGACCTGGTCCTTCATTGGCCTGAGTTCAACGCAAATGGTCGGGATCCTGGCGGTGCTGTGGATGGTGGCGGTGACGTTCGTGGCGGCAAAAGGCATCAACAAAATTGCCAAAATCACCGCCGTGGGCGGGATTGCGGTGATGTGCCTGAACCTGGTCTTGCTGGTGGTGAGTATCGCCATCTTCGCGCTAAACGGCGGACATTTTGCTGAGCCGGTCGCGTTCACCGCCTCGCCAAACCCGGGTTATCAGACCGGGTTGTCGATGCTCTCTTTTGTGGTATTTGCCATTTTTGCCTACGGCGGGATTGAAGCCGTCGGCGGCCTGGTCGATAAAACCGAGAACCCGGAGAAGAGCTTCGCCAAAGGCATCATCATCGCGGCCATCGTGATTTCCATCGGCTATTCGCTGGCGATCTTCCTGTGGGGCGTAAGCACCAACTGGCAGGCGGTGCTGAGCAACAGTTCTACTAACCTCGGCAACATTACCTATGTGCTGATGACCAGTCTCGGGGCAAACTTTGGCCATGCGCTGAATTTGTCGCAGGAAGGGGCTATCACGATGGGCGTATGGTTTGCCCGCATCACCGGCTTGTCGATGTTCCTGGCCTACACCGGCGCCTTTTTCACGCTGATTTACTCTCCGCTGAAGGCGATTATCCAGGGGACGCCGAAGGCGCTGTGGCCAGCCAAAATGACTCGCCTGAATGCCGTCGGTATGCCCGGGAATGCCATGTGGATGCAGTGTCTGCTGGTATGCTTGTTCATTCTGCTGGTGTCGTTCGGCGGGGATACCGCGTCGGCGTTTTATAACAAACTGACGCTGATGGCGAACGTCTCGATGACGCTGCCGTACCTGTTCCTGTCCATCGCTTTCCCGTTCTTCAAAGCGAAAGCCGGCCTGGATCGCCCGTTCGTTATCTTTAAATCGCGCCTGTCGACTCTGCTGGCTACCACCGTCGTGGTGCTGATTGTGGCCTTCGCCAATATCTTTACGGTGATTCAGCCGGTGATTGAAGCAGGGGATTACAGCAGTGCGCTGTGGATGATTGGTGGGCCGATATTCTTCTCACTGCTGGCGTCCGCCATTTATGAGAACTACCGCCGTCGCATGACGACGCTTGTCGTAGAGCCGGCATAA
- the epmA gene encoding elongation factor P--(R)-beta-lysine ligase: MSETATWQPSASIPNLLKRAAILAEIRRFFTDRGVLEVETPCMSQATVTDIHLVPFETRFVGPGHSQGINLYMMTSPEYHMKRLLAAGCGPVFQLCRSFRNEEMGRHHNPEFTMLEWYRPHYDMYRLINEVDDLLQQVLECQPAESLSYQQAFQRHLEIDPLSADKAQLREVAAKLDLSNIADTEEDRDTLLQLLFAMGVEPHIGKDRPTFVYHFPASQASLAQISTEDHRVAERFEVYYKGIELANGFHELTDAREQQQRFEQDNRKRAARGLPQQPIDANLLDALNAGLPDSSGVALGVDRLVMLALGAESIGDVIAFTVDRA; encoded by the coding sequence ATGAGCGAAACGGCCACCTGGCAGCCGAGCGCCTCCATCCCCAATCTGTTGAAACGCGCGGCCATTCTGGCGGAAATCCGCCGATTCTTTACCGACCGCGGCGTGCTGGAGGTGGAAACGCCGTGCATGAGTCAGGCGACGGTGACGGATATTCATCTGGTCCCGTTCGAGACGCGTTTCGTCGGCCCCGGCCATTCTCAGGGTATTAATCTCTACATGATGACCAGCCCGGAATATCACATGAAGCGCCTGCTGGCGGCAGGATGTGGCCCGGTGTTCCAGTTGTGCCGAAGCTTTCGCAATGAAGAGATGGGGCGTCATCACAACCCAGAATTCACCATGCTGGAATGGTACCGTCCGCATTACGACATGTACCGCCTGATCAACGAAGTCGACGATTTGCTGCAGCAGGTCCTGGAATGCCAGCCCGCTGAAAGCCTTTCCTACCAGCAGGCTTTCCAGCGTCATCTGGAAATTGATCCGCTGTCGGCAGATAAAGCCCAGCTGCGTGAAGTGGCGGCGAAACTCGATCTCAGCAACATTGCCGACACCGAAGAAGACCGCGACACTCTGTTGCAGCTGCTGTTCGCTATGGGCGTTGAGCCGCATATCGGTAAAGACCGTCCAACTTTCGTTTATCACTTCCCGGCAAGCCAGGCTTCGCTGGCACAGATCAGCACCGAAGATCACCGCGTGGCGGAACGCTTCGAGGTGTATTACAAAGGTATTGAGCTGGCGAATGGTTTCCACGAACTGACTGACGCGCGTGAACAGCAGCAACGTTTCGAGCAGGATAACCGTAAACGCGCCGCTCGTGGCCTGCCGCAGCAGCCGATTGACGCTAATCTGCTGGACGCGCTCAATGCAGGACTGCCGGACAGCTCCGGCGTCGCACTGGGTGTCGATCGCCTGGTGATGCTGGCGTTGGGCGCCGAAAGCATTGGCGACGTGATTGCCTTTACGGTAGATCGCGCTTGA